From Candidatus Gastranaerophilales bacterium:
GGATTTAAATGTCTGATTTCTAGAAACTCTCGTTATCATGGTGTAACCTTTCTCTGTTATAAAAGTTTATAATTTATTTTATATTATATGATAATATTGGTGTAACAAGCTTGATATTTTTTATTTGCTAGCTGAAAAAATAAAATACTATATTTTGTTACAAAATTTAATGTATTAATTTTATTTATACTTTCATTCCTCCATTTTATGCTAAGAGAATAAATAAATAAAGTAAATATTATTAAACACAGGTATCATAAATAATGGCATTACCTTCAAGGATAAAATTGCCATACTTTTCTCTAAACGCTTCCAGCTTACTTTTTGCTCTGTCGTTCATATAGATGATACCTGTTCTTTCATCAACATTTTTAATAGCATCATTAAGTAAAAATTTGGGCATACCAAAATATTTGTTGCTTGAGGATTCAGGTCCGTATTTTTTAGTTTCCTGTGCCATATCTCTGAAGGTTTCAGGGATAGTTACATCAAGACCTAAATCATCCCAATATGCCGCACCGCCGCCTTTTTTCTCTAACAGAGCAGTATAACATTTCATCGGATTACCTTCAGCGTCTAAAAAATTATTTTCATTACACATTTTTACTAAAGGTGTAATAAAACCCTTTGCCAATCCCAATTCAGAATCTATATTAATTCCTTTTTCTTTCAAGGCTTCTAATGCTCTCGGGCTTATAATATAAATCCCCGGATTAGCCATAAATGTACCTTCTTCTGCGTTATAAGCTCCCGGCGCTTCTTTAAGCGGATCCTTGGGTTTTTCAATAAATTGCTCAATAACAGAAACCTTTATTTTATCTTCGTCCACGTCTTTTGGTCTTGCAGACATTAAACCAAATCCTGATGCCCTATCTTCAGATGCAGCATAGTAAGGTATCAAAATTGCCGCATCGGGGTTTTGCGCAAATGCCTCATAAGCCCTTGTTATATCAGCGTTTGTAAAGGTATCGGCATTAAGTATAATAAGAGGTGTATCTGTAGCACAATGATTACGGGCCAAAGCTTTTGCTATGCAACCACCGTCACCGAGATTTTTTTCCTGAACCACATGCCTGACATTATCCCCCTTTATAGTAGCCTGACCCGTTAAATAAATTAAATTATCTTTCTTATGGTTAAAATATTTAGACTTGGCAACCAGATCCAGTGCATTAGCCATTAACCTGTAGTCCGGTTTAGTGGGTAAAATTAAGGCAGGTTTATTAAGGTCGCTTCCTGTTAAATTAAATAATCTTGTTCCAAAACCACCTGCCAATATCATCATATTAGGTTTATCCCCGGACATTCTTTGGGCATAATCACCGGTAGGAACGGCTGAAAATAATTTACTGTCCACATAAGATTCAACGGCTTCTTTTGTGGCACCTTCATTATAGTTTGTAACAACTTGAATTTCACCTTTTCTTCCGTTGAAAGTTATGTCGTTCTTTTTATTTCCTGTTTTTGCAACACCCGGAATAACAGCTTCTATTACACGGGGAATAGTCAAGCTTGAACCTTTTAATAGTTGAATTTTCATATCCAGCTGAGGGTCGTATATTTCAAGCGTCGGACCAAATTTACCGACTTTTAATCTCACTTGAGGTGCATCAACGACGTCATTATTTTTCTTGACCTTGGCAACAGGTCCGCTCAACGTATCCTCATAAATCTCTAAAA
This genomic window contains:
- a CDS encoding sugar phosphate nucleotidyltransferase; the encoded protein is MITKISSVKNNQVYRGQSLVTPAFKGKVEVKEESFQSIIPNVLDVDRLLLVKRSGLGKQNPAYLINVEDSENASQKILEIYEDTLSGPVAKVKKNNDVVDAPQVRLKVGKFGPTLEIYDPQLDMKIQLLKGSSLTIPRVIEAVIPGVAKTGNKKNDITFNGRKGEIQVVTNYNEGATKEAVESYVDSKLFSAVPTGDYAQRMSGDKPNMMILAGGFGTRLFNLTGSDLNKPALILPTKPDYRLMANALDLVAKSKYFNHKKDNLIYLTGQATIKGDNVRHVVQEKNLGDGGCIAKALARNHCATDTPLIILNADTFTNADITRAYEAFAQNPDAAILIPYYAASEDRASGFGLMSARPKDVDEDKIKVSVIEQFIEKPKDPLKEAPGAYNAEEGTFMANPGIYIISPRALEALKEKGINIDSELGLAKGFITPLVKMCNENNFLDAEGNPMKCYTALLEKKGGGAAYWDDLGLDVTIPETFRDMAQETKKYGPESSSNKYFGMPKFLLNDAIKNVDERTGIIYMNDRAKSKLEAFREKYGNFILEGNAIIYDTCV